A segment of the Myxococcota bacterium genome:
CGAGGGCGCGACGGCGATCGAGACCGCCGTGTTCGGAGTCATGGGGCTGTTCCTCGCATTCACGTTCTCGGGCGCGCTGCAGCGCTGGGACGTCCGTCGCGAGCTCGTGGTGTTGGAGACGAACGCGATCGGCACGGCATGGCTCCGCATCGACCTCCTGCCCACGGCCGCCCAGCCGCCGATGCGCGAGCTGTTCCGCAAATATCTGGACGAGCGCGTGGCCATGTACGCGGCGATGCCGGACGTCTTCGCGGCCATGTCCGCGCGCCAGCGCGCCGAGACACTACAGGGCGAGATATGGAAGGCCGCGATCGCGGACTGTCTCACCGCGGAAGGCGAGAAGGCGCGCATCCTCCTGCTGCCCGCGCTGAACGAGATGTTCGACATCACCACCACGCGCAACATGGGGCTGCTCACGCATCCGCCGGCGGTGATCTACGTGCTGCTGTTCATCCTGCTCTTGATCAGCGCGGGCATGGTGGGCGCTGCCACCAGCGGATCGCGCAAGCTCAGCTTCGGCTACGCGCTGGGCTTCGCGCTGGTCATGGCGATCACCAGCTACGTGATCATCGACCTCGAGTATCCGCGCGCGGGGCTGATCCGCGTGATTG
Coding sequences within it:
- a CDS encoding DUF4239 domain-containing protein; translated protein: MLSAALFGGAIFGGILVCLVLGRVAAKRRLRDDPEHAREGATAIETAVFGVMGLFLAFTFSGALQRWDVRRELVVLETNAIGTAWLRIDLLPTAAQPPMRELFRKYLDERVAMYAAMPDVFAAMSARQRAETLQGEIWKAAIADCLTAEGEKARILLLPALNEMFDITTTRNMGLLTHPPAVIYVLLFILLLISAGMVGAATSGSRKLSFGYALGFALVMAITSYVIIDLEYPRAGLIRVI